In the Spirochaetota bacterium genome, AGCTTCGGGGCCGTGGACCAGATCCGGAAAATCAAGAAGCGGTTTCCAGGCGCCCGGAGCGATACGATCAGGGAGATAGAAACAATGGTCAACAGGTTTGATTACCGCGGGGCCCTTGAAAAACTGAGAGACGCCGGCGGGGCCATACCCGGCGGAAGTGACATGAAATGAAACACAAGATCATTATAGCTGACGATGAACCCTCCAACGTCAGGATGCTGGGCGAATTTCTGAAAAACGATTACGAGATCTACGTCGCCGCCGACGGCAATGAGACTGTGCGGCTGGCGGAAAAGATACTCCCCGACCTTATCCTGCTGGATATCATGATGCCCGGCCTTGACGGCTACGGCGTGTGCCGGGAGCTTAAAACCAGGAAAGAGACTGAGAGGATCCCCGTGATTTTCGTAACGGCCCGTAAAATGGCCGATGATATCGTAATGGGATTCGACGTGGGAGGACGCGATTATATCCAGAAGCCGTTCTATCCCCAGGAGCTTCATGCCCGGGTGCGTACGCACATAGAGCTGAAAAAGGCGCAGGAGCAGCTCATTGAGGACGCGGCCATGCTGGAGGAGCTTAATCGCAAGCTCGCTTCGGCCCTGGATAAGATGGAGATCATGGCCCGCATGGATCCTTTGACAGGTCTTGCCAACAGGAGGTTTCTCCTGGAGCGCCTTGAACAGGAAACGGCCCGATCCCGGCGAACGGGACGTCCCCTGTCAATCGCCATGGTTGACGTGGACAATTTCAAGATAATCAATGACAGCCACGGGCATGAATGCGGCGATCTGATCTTGAAACAGGTCGCCCGGACCATGAAGGATAGTATAAGGAAGGAGGACATGGTGGCGCGCTGGGGCGGGGAGGAGTTTCTTCTTCTTTTCGTCGAAACGCCTCTTGGCGATGCCCGGCAGACGGCGGAACGAATTCGGCACAATATCGCATCTGTCGCGGTTGATTGCGGGGGCATCCCGGTTTCCATCACGGTCACCATAGGCGTCGCCGCCTACGATTCCGCGCAGAGCATAGACGCGAATATACGCAAGGCCGATGACGCCATGTATCGAGGAAAGCGCCTCAAGAAAAACTGCGTGGAATCGGAATGATGATCACCATGAAATGAAGGGAACGGCGCCCGGCCTAATCGGTTATTCCGCCCGTGTCCATATCGCCGGTATCGAAGGGCCCGATCCGGTCCTCGTCATAACACCGCTCCCACACGCGTATGAAGGCTTCCGACGAATTCTCCAGAGCTGTTGTATCAACCCCGAAATTTCTCAATTCTCGGATGATGTCGCCTTCAAGGCCTATGTGCCCGAATCCCTGGTAGTCGAGGGGGGATCCCAGCCGGCGTGTTTGCTTTTTCCTCTGGCTATCCACTCTGGCTGTATTGCCGGAGGCGCCGCAGGTCTCAAAGTTACCGCCGAAACGCGGGCGAAGCTGCTGGATGAAGCCGTTGAAGTCGCTGGCGAAGGCGATGTCGACCTTGAGGCCCCGTGTCCCGTACCGGTAGGCCTGCGCGAAGGACTTCGTCGAGCCGTCGCAGTCGTTGGGAACTCCCGACGCGGAATAGGTCTTTACCCGATCCGGTCCGGTCCGCAGGCCGATCATGCCGCCGGTTTCCCTGATCATGCGGATGATATGGTCCGGCGTCGTTTTCTCCTCCCTCTGCTTTTTCTTCATCATGATGGATCGCAGGTGACCGTGGGAAAGGACCAGCGGATAGTATTTCATTTCTCTGGAGATATCATGCAGGTCCTTGACTGCGCGCTCGGACATGTGGGCGATGTCGATGATCATATGCCGCTCCATCATGGCCCGCGCCAGCAGTTTCCCCTCCTCGGTCAGGCCGAGCCTGTTCCTGCCGGCGCGGTCCAGGTCGAACCCGGGACGGCGATCGCCTTCGCCGAGGTCTTCGAGTATCTTGAAGAACTTGAATATGAAATGGTGCGGGGCGACGCCTGTGAACCTGTTGTCCATCTGGTGGGCCATCTGGATCGAGCGTACATGGTAGTGCCGGTAATAGAAATCGAGGCGATCCGCCCAGTCGTCGTTGTTGAACAGGCCGGTGACTTCTATGGCCAGGATCATGGCCAGCCTGCCGGAATTGATGATTTGCCGCGCCTCGCCGGGAGATCGCGCAATCTTCACCCAGTCTCTCCGCGCCGCAAAGTCGATAGCGGCCTGGAGCTGCACATCGACGCTCGACATCTCATCGCATTTCAAGCCGGGCTTAATGTTCTTTTCAGGCATGCATTTGCATAATGGCGTAAAATCCACCGCGGACATGACGTAGAGGGTCAACCCGTCTTCATGGGCCTGCTTCAGGTGGCCCTCCCACACCTGCTGGTGCGCGATGGTGTTCCACCGGGGCCACCCCGTGTACGAGGGATAACCGTTTCGCTTGTGAAAATGCCATCCCGTGTCGCCGTCGGTGCCGGGAACCATGCCGAGAAATTCGTTCAGGACACCGAACCTGGTGCGGGCGTGATCCCCGCCCAGCGCGTCCCCGCCTGAGCATTTTTTCAGGGCAATATGTTCCGGCCCCTGATGGCTCCCGTGGAACCAGGCCCCGCCGTAGGCGTATTCCGCCATCTGGTGAAGGTGGATGTCCGCAAAGCCGTGGACCGGGCCGCTCCCCGCGTATTCGGGAGAATCAGTAAAGGCCACTGAAAAGAGCGCCACCGTGAATATCATAACTATCGAGATCAGGTATCGTCTCATTTGTGCTACCGCGGCTAATTGCGATTCCTTGTAAATATAAAGCAATTCTTCAATGATTATTGATAATATTGAGATACTGGTGCGAAGTCAACAATTTAACGGCAGGTTAAAGAATTGGTTCTGCTATGCACCCGTGATATGCAGGATATGAATAAATTCAGTTTTTATAATTGCATTATTTTTGATGTATGTTATGTACTGTAAAAGATCCACCCTCTCGAAAAGGAGCAACCCTATGAAATCGACATTGAATACAGCCATTCGACTGATGCTGGTCATATCGGTCTTCTTTTTATATGAGTGCAAAGGGGGCGCCCCGGCTGAAAAGAGCGGGATAGTGACGTTCAAGCAGGGCACCGTGAAAGTTGAGACATCGGAAGGGAAGCTGTCCCCTGTTCAGGTGAAGGACGTTCTCACCGAAGGCGATACCGTTACGACCGGAGAAAAGTCGGCGGTAATCGTACAGTTCATGGAAAATTACGTCCTCCAGGTGGACGAGAACAGCACGGTTAAGCTGTCGGCATTAAGCGCAGGCGACCGCGAGTTTTTCGTGCACAATGGCAAGGTGCTCTCCAAGGTCTTGAGGACCGGCGCCAACAACGCCACGGTCAAAACCCCGACCGCGGTCGCGAGCGTGCGCGGGACCAGGTTCAGCGTGAGCTCCATGAATGGCCGGACCCTTGTCGCGGTTAGTGAAGGAAAGGTCGCCGTCCGGTCCGGAAGATTTGTTCCTGCAGGCAAGGCGGTTCCCGTTTCGAAAGAAGAGATCCTTGCGGACGCCGGCAAGGCAGTTGAAGTGGCGGAGCTGGAAGCGAAAGCCGAGGGACGGCAGTCTCCTCTCGGGATGAAGATGCGCCCCATGAGCGCAGAGGAAGAACGGGTGCTTGAGAATATCGAGCTTGTTCCAGTCATTCCCA is a window encoding:
- a CDS encoding diguanylate cyclase; the encoded protein is MKHKIIIADDEPSNVRMLGEFLKNDYEIYVAADGNETVRLAEKILPDLILLDIMMPGLDGYGVCRELKTRKETERIPVIFVTARKMADDIVMGFDVGGRDYIQKPFYPQELHARVRTHIELKKAQEQLIEDAAMLEELNRKLASALDKMEIMARMDPLTGLANRRFLLERLEQETARSRRTGRPLSIAMVDVDNFKIINDSHGHECGDLILKQVARTMKDSIRKEDMVARWGGEEFLLLFVETPLGDARQTAERIRHNIASVAVDCGGIPVSITVTIGVAAYDSAQSIDANIRKADDAMYRGKRLKKNCVESE
- a CDS encoding membrane dipeptidase, with product MRRYLISIVMIFTVALFSVAFTDSPEYAGSGPVHGFADIHLHQMAEYAYGGAWFHGSHQGPEHIALKKCSGGDALGGDHARTRFGVLNEFLGMVPGTDGDTGWHFHKRNGYPSYTGWPRWNTIAHQQVWEGHLKQAHEDGLTLYVMSAVDFTPLCKCMPEKNIKPGLKCDEMSSVDVQLQAAIDFAARRDWVKIARSPGEARQIINSGRLAMILAIEVTGLFNNDDWADRLDFYYRHYHVRSIQMAHQMDNRFTGVAPHHFIFKFFKILEDLGEGDRRPGFDLDRAGRNRLGLTEEGKLLARAMMERHMIIDIAHMSERAVKDLHDISREMKYYPLVLSHGHLRSIMMKKKQREEKTTPDHIIRMIRETGGMIGLRTGPDRVKTYSASGVPNDCDGSTKSFAQAYRYGTRGLKVDIAFASDFNGFIQQLRPRFGGNFETCGASGNTARVDSQRKKQTRRLGSPLDYQGFGHIGLEGDIIRELRNFGVDTTALENSSEAFIRVWERCYDEDRIGPFDTGDMDTGGITD
- a CDS encoding FecR domain-containing protein, whose translation is MKSTLNTAIRLMLVISVFFLYECKGGAPAEKSGIVTFKQGTVKVETSEGKLSPVQVKDVLTEGDTVTTGEKSAVIVQFMENYVLQVDENSTVKLSALSAGDREFFVHNGKVLSKVLRTGANNATVKTPTAVASVRGTRFSVSSMNGRTLVAVSEGKVAVRSGRFVPAGKAVPVSKEEILADAGKAVEVAELEAKAEGRQSPLGMKMRPMSAEEERVLENIELVPVIPNAGKLTPREIDSAIKKAREKGQGENDKIKKLMVKKTRTIEEILDAFHRIDEVTLYDGRVIQGAIVSRGEYYTLITTDGTITIPETQIKESRVVK